A portion of the Ruminococcus albus AD2013 genome contains these proteins:
- a CDS encoding helix-turn-helix domain-containing protein, producing the protein MSIKQKFMKTFSVSQYPDSYEYEIILRLRNCSICSIISDIVNYFDHNVSSSDNTLDDLKKELQKLQCYYREIESNAQKVFGLCYSKCIPCAESSNEIYEILEDVHRYKKIFDKIFEEWKKSLNKTIPLLNSISKDLNDFIELLIDRYDAIVYLFENYFNIFIEKPAREMLNLIKALQQNAHKDGFSRNRHKHLNLSETDRTEFYNLSHTMSFNSLLLKYIDEAGMTDANVYKAAGISKQVFSYIRNNKLHSLKKENIVSICIVLKLDMEKTQRLLASCGYGLSEYVAFDKIISFCISNDCYDVDEINELLYEYDQPTICGTT; encoded by the coding sequence ATGTCAATAAAACAAAAATTCATGAAAACTTTTTCAGTATCACAGTATCCGGACAGTTATGAATATGAAATAATATTGCGCCTACGTAATTGTTCTATTTGCTCAATAATTTCTGACATAGTAAATTACTTCGATCATAATGTATCTTCCTCTGACAATACCCTTGATGACTTAAAAAAAGAATTACAAAAACTTCAATGTTATTATCGTGAGATCGAATCTAATGCTCAAAAAGTATTCGGCCTATGTTATTCTAAATGTATTCCGTGTGCTGAATCCTCAAATGAGATTTACGAAATCCTAGAAGATGTTCACCGATATAAAAAAATTTTTGATAAAATATTCGAGGAATGGAAAAAATCCCTCAATAAAACTATTCCATTATTAAATAGTATATCTAAAGACTTAAACGACTTTATAGAATTACTGATTGATAGATATGATGCTATTGTTTATCTATTTGAGAATTATTTTAACATCTTTATTGAAAAACCTGCCCGTGAAATGCTTAACTTGATTAAAGCGTTACAACAGAATGCGCACAAGGATGGTTTTTCAAGAAATAGACACAAACATCTAAATCTTTCTGAAACTGACCGTACAGAATTTTATAATCTCTCTCATACCATGTCGTTCAATTCGCTACTACTTAAGTATATCGATGAAGCCGGAATGACTGATGCAAATGTATATAAAGCTGCAGGAATTAGCAAGCAAGTTTTTTCTTATATTCGTAATAATAAGCTTCATTCTTTAAAAAAGGAAAATATTGTATCTATTTGTATCGTCCTAAAGTTAGATATGGAGAAGACGCAAAGGTTGCTTGCAAGTTGTGGTTACGGCTTATCAGAGTATGTAGCCTTCGATAAAATTATCAGTTTTTGTATAAGTAACGATTGTTATGATGTTGATGAAATTAACGAGTTACTTTACGAATACGATCAACCAACAATTTGTGGTACAACATAA
- a CDS encoding CHAP domain-containing protein: MKKRLSSLVMALMMIVSLAIFPSKANAYTAHTQAEALDWVRSMVGKSVDYDGVYGAQCVDLIKAYYSYLGVTVATGNGKDYATNNLPQGWTRVKGGTPQPGDILVFSGSSGNQLGHVAIYEADRCHYHQNFNFHSVEKITYHYTGLSNPYWGYIRPDWVTPHVHSYGSSVTKQPTCIDAGVRTYTCSCGSSYTESIPATGHSYVKTVVAPSFIDKGYTLHKCTKCNDEYKDQYTDSPSLNDDGWYYCDGLPAEVDSDRYTIEYNSIYEKTQKDSPGEGWTKTEKVKNEWQNSGSQYTSVNELATSDSRVLVREYYYHWCIPGAKIGSEGNYEQTSKFSHYDEIPLPNEWIHVTSSGNDNGHPYYVLAWSGGSPVFCKSGEQCDGTWGYHDYRCKAWYKHYVYQDRIKIELYKYIKKSGWTSSKESGATKIECRFKPKHEHDYTEEIIPATCTEEGMKVYTCSCGNTYTESVPATGHKYTVNTIAPSTTQVGYDLHTCSVCSDSYIDNVVHAVQAPAKKKYPVVTTEVQGRQFRLKWTPVDGAEKYGIAVFLAGKWKVHAYMPGNSNTYTSRKIPSGTYKVVLCARVNGEWDTSNINKRAFEIVIK, translated from the coding sequence ATGAAAAAAAGATTATCGAGTTTGGTTATGGCGTTGATGATGATAGTTAGTCTTGCTATTTTTCCGTCAAAAGCCAATGCTTATACTGCTCACACACAGGCAGAAGCTCTTGACTGGGTGAGAAGCATGGTCGGTAAATCAGTGGATTATGATGGGGTATACGGAGCCCAGTGCGTCGATTTAATCAAAGCGTATTATTCGTATCTTGGAGTGACTGTGGCGACTGGAAACGGAAAGGACTATGCCACGAATAATCTCCCTCAGGGCTGGACGCGTGTTAAGGGTGGCACTCCGCAACCCGGTGATATACTTGTGTTTTCCGGAAGTAGCGGCAATCAGTTAGGTCATGTTGCGATTTATGAGGCAGATAGATGCCATTACCACCAGAATTTTAACTTTCATTCCGTAGAGAAGATTACTTATCATTATACCGGTCTTTCGAATCCATATTGGGGCTATATAAGACCTGACTGGGTAACGCCTCATGTTCATAGCTACGGTAGCTCAGTAACTAAGCAGCCGACATGTATCGATGCAGGTGTACGTACCTATACTTGTTCGTGCGGCTCATCGTATACCGAAAGCATTCCTGCCACAGGTCACAGCTATGTTAAGACTGTTGTAGCACCTTCCTTTATAGATAAGGGATACACCTTACACAAATGCACGAAATGTAATGATGAATATAAGGATCAGTATACTGATTCTCCGTCGCTCAATGACGATGGGTGGTACTATTGTGATGGTCTTCCAGCGGAAGTAGATTCTGATAGATACACTATAGAGTATAACAGTATATACGAAAAGACACAGAAGGACTCTCCCGGAGAAGGATGGACAAAAACTGAGAAAGTTAAAAACGAATGGCAGAATTCCGGGAGTCAGTATACATCAGTCAATGAACTTGCCACATCCGATTCAAGAGTACTTGTAAGAGAGTATTATTATCATTGGTGTATTCCTGGAGCGAAGATAGGAAGTGAGGGCAATTACGAACAAACTTCTAAGTTCTCTCATTACGATGAGATACCGCTTCCTAATGAGTGGATTCATGTAACATCAAGCGGAAATGATAATGGTCATCCTTATTATGTACTTGCATGGTCAGGTGGCAGTCCCGTTTTCTGTAAATCCGGGGAACAATGTGACGGCACATGGGGTTATCATGATTATAGGTGCAAAGCCTGGTATAAACATTATGTCTATCAGGACCGAATAAAAATAGAGCTATATAAGTACATAAAGAAGAGCGGATGGACAAGTTCCAAGGAAAGTGGTGCAACAAAAATCGAATGCAGATTTAAACCAAAGCATGAGCACGATTACACAGAAGAAATCATACCAGCAACCTGTACTGAAGAAGGTATGAAAGTTTATACTTGTTCTTGTGGAAATACTTACACTGAAAGTGTCCCTGCAACCGGTCATAAGTACACCGTTAATACAATTGCTCCGTCCACCACGCAGGTAGGCTACGATCTTCACACATGCTCTGTATGCAGTGATTCCTATATCGATAACGTAGTACATGCTGTCCAAGCTCCTGCGAAAAAGAAATATCCTGTAGTAACTACAGAAGTTCAGGGCAGACAGTTCAGATTGAAATGGACGCCTGTTGACGGTGCTGAAAAATACGGTATAGCTGTATTTCTGGCTGGCAAATGGAAGGTTCATGCTTATATGCCGGGAAATTCGAACACATACACTTCTAGAAAGATCCCTTCTGGTACTTATAAAGTAGTTCTTTGCGCTAGAGTCAACGGAGAATGGGATACAAGCAATATAAACAAAAGAGCTTTTGAAATAGTCATAAAGTAA
- a CDS encoding DUF262 domain-containing protein — MPNSEYIYQSKPDSMNYQSLIAKIEQGSIKIPQFQRKFVWSIEETAGLLDSILKGYPIGSFIIWKTNERLRSVRNIGEMSFPDTPAGDMVQYVLDGQQRMTSLYVALKGAKIINESGNEVDYSNIYIDLSAKTDEQIVLTDTKGHNEKDIISIVSLLNSGYKVYQQYPDYGEKIDKYRISFQTYQYATIEVENAPIDIATEIFTRINVGGKSLTLFEIMVAKTYDEEKQFDLSEKYDELIDKLSNIGYETISSSTVLQSVSVCLAKDCTKKRILKLKKESFIEKWDDVISAFESAVDYFRSFYRIPVSQILPYDSLLVPFTYYFYNHKDKPVGEQQKLLQDYFWRCIINQRFSSASESKLTQDIERIDKILAEEQLDYEESVDVSPESIKSRGSFSVGSAYIKGLLCILAYQQPKSFIDNSLVTIDNSWLKIATSKNYHHFFPKAYMKKNQPDVPEWLVNHIANITIVDDFLNKRSIRDRAPSKYIGEYQATNNDLASSLKSHLIGDPETSGINNNDYMTFFNQRLEALSNELKDRLILTNTDKT, encoded by the coding sequence ATGCCTAATTCAGAATATATTTATCAGTCCAAGCCTGATTCAATGAACTATCAAAGCCTTATAGCTAAGATAGAACAGGGGAGCATCAAAATTCCGCAGTTTCAGCGTAAATTTGTCTGGAGTATAGAGGAAACCGCAGGACTTCTTGATAGTATCCTCAAAGGTTATCCGATAGGTTCATTTATCATTTGGAAAACCAACGAAAGATTAAGAAGTGTTCGTAATATTGGAGAAATGAGTTTTCCTGATACGCCTGCCGGTGATATGGTTCAGTATGTTCTTGACGGACAGCAGCGCATGACGAGTCTTTATGTTGCGTTAAAAGGAGCCAAGATAATTAACGAATCCGGTAATGAAGTGGATTACAGCAATATCTATATTGATTTGTCAGCTAAAACCGACGAACAGATTGTTCTTACAGATACCAAAGGGCATAATGAAAAAGATATTATCAGTATCGTTTCGCTCCTTAACAGTGGATACAAAGTGTATCAGCAGTATCCGGACTACGGAGAGAAAATCGACAAATACAGAATTTCATTCCAAACATATCAGTATGCTACTATTGAAGTTGAGAACGCACCTATTGATATTGCAACAGAAATATTCACCAGAATCAATGTAGGTGGTAAATCTCTGACGCTGTTTGAAATTATGGTTGCAAAAACTTATGACGAAGAGAAACAATTTGACTTATCAGAAAAATATGATGAGCTTATCGATAAGCTTTCAAATATCGGATATGAAACCATTTCAAGTTCTACCGTTCTTCAGTCAGTTTCAGTTTGTCTTGCAAAAGACTGTACAAAAAAAAGAATCCTCAAGCTAAAAAAAGAATCCTTTATTGAAAAATGGGATGATGTTATAAGTGCATTTGAAAGTGCTGTAGATTACTTCCGTTCTTTCTATCGTATCCCTGTTTCACAGATCCTTCCTTACGATTCACTTCTTGTTCCATTCACATATTATTTCTATAACCATAAGGATAAACCCGTTGGAGAGCAGCAAAAGCTTCTTCAGGACTACTTCTGGCGTTGTATCATAAACCAAAGGTTTTCAAGCGCATCAGAATCAAAGCTAACACAGGATATTGAGCGTATAGATAAGATCCTTGCAGAAGAACAATTGGATTATGAAGAATCCGTTGATGTTTCACCGGAAAGCATAAAATCAAGAGGAAGTTTCAGTGTAGGTTCTGCTTATATCAAAGGATTACTCTGTATACTTGCGTATCAGCAGCCTAAATCGTTCATTGATAATTCTCTTGTCACCATTGACAATTCCTGGTTAAAAATCGCTACCAGCAAGAATTATCATCACTTCTTCCCGAAGGCCTACATGAAAAAGAATCAGCCGGATGTTCCGGAATGGCTTGTAAATCACATAGCTAACATCACTATCGTTGATGATTTTCTTAATAAGCGATCCATTCGTGACAGAGCACCGTCAAAGTATATCGGAGAGTATCAGGCTACAAATAATGACCTGGCTTCCTCTTTAAAGTCACATTTGATTGGCGATCCTGAAACATCAGGAATAAATAATAATGATTACATGACTTTCTTCAATCAAAGGCTTGAAGCTTTATCAAACGAGCTGAAAGATAGATTGATTTTAACTAATACTGATAAAACGTAA
- a CDS encoding DUF2971 domain-containing protein: protein MDKKYFKYMSREEWNLRKSAVEYALKDNKVDTAVKLIGNLAQKHTRLYKFYRPRPHSIEAIRNSEIYMCRPSGYNDNGDCAYISDNKSLSKYFVEVYKRDEYEPLLPFMTDDFHNKIGQTMDSHPDFIEFSKRFRDEALIACISENYSEEMWEEYADHSKGFCAVFDTNELIVRSLELGFFIYPVRYVESRNKCTDICFSSEDYRDDESFDSYTKKHHLSCLTKDMLPYSKEGEWRLIRFNTEISEEEKGRNYPFIKPHTIITGENMDHSSEVYKSLVKISKDNGIVLCHA from the coding sequence ATGGATAAAAAATATTTTAAATACATGTCTCGTGAAGAATGGAATCTAAGAAAATCAGCTGTCGAATATGCTCTGAAAGACAATAAAGTTGATACTGCTGTTAAACTAATCGGTAATTTGGCTCAAAAACATACAAGACTATACAAGTTTTATCGTCCGAGACCGCACTCAATTGAAGCAATAAGAAATTCAGAAATATATATGTGTCGTCCATCGGGTTATAATGACAATGGAGATTGTGCATATATTTCCGACAACAAGTCTCTTTCAAAGTATTTTGTTGAAGTATATAAGCGTGATGAATATGAGCCGTTGCTTCCGTTTATGACAGACGATTTTCACAATAAAATTGGGCAGACAATGGACTCTCACCCGGATTTCATAGAATTTAGTAAAAGATTTAGGGATGAAGCATTAATTGCCTGTATATCCGAGAATTATTCAGAAGAAATGTGGGAGGAATATGCTGATCATTCAAAAGGTTTCTGTGCCGTCTTCGATACAAATGAATTAATTGTTCGCAGTCTTGAATTAGGTTTTTTCATTTACCCTGTTCGGTACGTAGAATCCAGAAATAAATGTACGGATATATGTTTTTCTTCAGAAGATTACAGGGATGATGAATCATTTGATTCTTATACTAAAAAGCATCATTTATCATGTCTGACCAAGGATATGCTGCCATATTCTAAAGAAGGCGAATGGAGACTTATACGATTTAACACTGAAATTTCTGAAGAAGAAAAGGGAAGAAACTACCCCTTTATTAAGCCGCATACTATTATAACAGGGGAAAATATGGATCATAGTTCAGAAGTATACAAGTCTCTGGTAAAGATTTCAAAGGATAATGGAATCGTTCTGTGTCATGCGTGA
- a CDS encoding DUF6465 family protein — translation MAEEKKTENIKAPAAEVKAEVATEVKKEAVNETKTEAVIEAVKETAKKATAEKPAKKTAAKKSPEKKTAAKAKAPAKSAKEKKTTSKTKTTKTTNVPVAETKIEAVTEVKTEATNEVINEAVKEVSAPKSEKKTEEKKSAEKKPATKKAPAKKPAAKTKDASKTAAAKKTTTKTKTTKNTAKTEKTVKNATAPVETVKIQFFGDEFDLAEIKKAVEADYKNKFKGSVNSIEFYIKPEDKAVYYVINGDYSDKVDL, via the coding sequence ATGGCAGAAGAAAAGAAAACCGAAAACATAAAAGCACCCGCAGCTGAAGTAAAAGCAGAAGTTGCGACTGAAGTTAAGAAAGAAGCGGTGAATGAAACTAAGACAGAAGCTGTAATTGAAGCTGTCAAGGAAACTGCAAAGAAAGCTACAGCTGAAAAGCCTGCAAAGAAAACTGCTGCCAAAAAATCTCCCGAAAAGAAAACGGCAGCTAAGGCAAAGGCTCCTGCAAAGTCTGCTAAAGAAAAGAAAACTACTTCAAAAACCAAGACAACCAAAACCACAAATGTACCCGTAGCTGAAACAAAGATAGAAGCTGTGACCGAAGTTAAGACAGAAGCTACAAACGAAGTTATTAATGAAGCTGTAAAGGAAGTATCTGCTCCTAAGTCTGAGAAGAAGACTGAAGAGAAGAAATCGGCAGAAAAGAAGCCTGCGACAAAGAAAGCTCCTGCTAAAAAGCCGGCAGCTAAAACAAAAGATGCTTCAAAGACTGCAGCTGCGAAGAAAACTACTACTAAGACTAAAACAACTAAGAACACTGCAAAGACAGAAAAAACAGTCAAGAACGCAACTGCTCCTGTAGAGACAGTTAAGATTCAGTTCTTTGGCGATGAATTTGATCTTGCAGAGATCAAGAAGGCTGTTGAAGCTGATTATAAGAATAAATTCAAGGGCAGTGTTAATTCTATCGAGTTTTACATCAAGCCGGAAGATAAAGCGGTTTATTACGTTATCAACGGCGATTACTCTGATAAGGTAGATCTTTGA
- a CDS encoding flavodoxin family protein: MKILIFNGGPHKGNTWRLTQIAKKYIQKIDNTVQFCEVHLSDINIPFCTGCSNCFRKGHKTCPHHNKMQPIIDMIEECDAVIFSIPCFQGHLPGIMKNFTDHMAFMLHRPRYFKKKALIISTTGGVSAESTTKALAATLPGWGFNKCYQLPITALSWNDYKPTEKDLRRTYDITKKFYLDVKSGKAHVPGVGVLIPFNLFQAICVDNKGEKEYPTEDNNFWPKYNGMRYAPGIPMTHFKRVIGWLIYQIGKKLSQKMVITYRK, encoded by the coding sequence ATGAAAATACTGATCTTCAATGGTGGACCACACAAAGGGAATACATGGCGGCTAACTCAGATTGCAAAGAAGTATATTCAGAAAATTGATAATACGGTCCAGTTTTGTGAAGTACATTTATCAGATATAAATATCCCATTCTGCACTGGATGTAGTAACTGTTTTCGCAAAGGACATAAAACTTGTCCGCATCATAATAAGATGCAGCCAATAATAGATATGATAGAAGAATGCGATGCGGTTATTTTCTCTATCCCCTGTTTTCAGGGGCATTTGCCTGGGATTATGAAAAATTTTACAGATCATATGGCATTTATGCTGCATAGGCCGAGATATTTCAAAAAGAAGGCCCTTATAATCAGTACAACCGGAGGTGTATCTGCTGAGAGTACAACAAAAGCTTTGGCAGCAACTTTGCCCGGGTGGGGCTTTAATAAGTGTTACCAGCTTCCGATAACTGCACTGAGCTGGAATGACTACAAGCCAACTGAGAAGGATCTGCGAAGGACATATGATATCACGAAGAAATTTTACCTTGATGTGAAATCCGGAAAAGCACATGTTCCGGGAGTGGGCGTGCTGATACCGTTTAATTTATTTCAAGCCATATGCGTCGATAATAAGGGTGAAAAAGAATATCCCACTGAGGATAATAACTTTTGGCCGAAATACAATGGTATGAGATATGCACCAGGTATACCAATGACGCATTTTAAACGAGTCATTGGTTGGCTTATATATCAAATTGGAAAGAAACTTTCACAGAAAATGGTGATCACATATAGGAAATAG
- a CDS encoding SOS response-associated peptidase family protein, translated as MCTWFYAEKSTLSPIITKAQQLPLTNTIMNTMARSAEMSGNIRPTDMAAVFAPNKQGNMAVFPMIWGFTVDASPKPLINCRIETADQKSVWKDSWFRRRCVIPASWYYEWGIPPSEVGYHNANEQRNIKKEKFAIQPEGSEITYLAGLYRFEEHRGVQIPMFAVITRESVEPVSSIHDRMPLILGKDSLRDWVRPDGDPSRIAKKALTNMVMEKAIDYPEPKPEFMQV; from the coding sequence ATGTGTACATGGTTCTATGCTGAAAAATCTACGCTGTCACCGATCATCACAAAGGCACAGCAGTTACCATTGACCAATACCATAATGAACACTATGGCAAGATCAGCGGAAATGTCGGGCAATATCCGTCCTACCGATATGGCAGCGGTGTTTGCTCCGAACAAGCAAGGCAATATGGCTGTGTTTCCTATGATATGGGGCTTCACTGTCGATGCATCTCCAAAACCGCTTATCAACTGCCGTATCGAAACAGCGGACCAGAAGTCTGTATGGAAAGACTCATGGTTCAGACGGAGATGCGTGATTCCTGCATCTTGGTACTACGAATGGGGCATACCGCCATCTGAGGTCGGCTACCATAACGCAAATGAACAGCGGAACATCAAAAAAGAAAAGTTTGCGATACAGCCTGAAGGTTCTGAGATCACATACCTTGCAGGACTGTACCGCTTTGAGGAGCATAGAGGTGTCCAGATACCGATGTTCGCTGTGATAACAAGAGAATCGGTTGAACCTGTAAGCTCTATCCATGACCGGATGCCTCTTATCCTCGGCAAAGACAGCTTGCGTGATTGGGTGCGCCCCGATGGTGATCCCAGCAGGATAGCGAAAAAGGCTCTGACGAATATGGTCATGGAGAAAGCGATAGACTATCCTGAGCCGAAACCGGAGTTTATGCAAGTATAG
- a CDS encoding DNA methylase, which yields MNKVYVAIDLKSFYASVECVELGFDPLNTNLVVADKSRTEKTICLAVSPSLKSYGISGRARLFEVVQRVKEVNEQRQKKAPNRQLTDKSCIYSELVQNPSLAVDYVVATPQMAHYMKVSAQIYGIYLKYVAPEDIFAYSVDEVFIDATGYLSIYNTDGHGFARMLIQDVLDTTGITATAGVGPNMFLCKVAMDIVAKHIRADKDGVRIAELDEQTYKDKWWSHTPITDFWRVGAGIAKRLETLHIYTMGDIARWSLDRYHIGKLYKLFGKNAELLIDHAWGIEPTTIADVKAYRPENQSITSGQVMQEPCDYERTRLIVWEMADMLSLDLVDKGLVTDQIVLTVGYDRESLADGHYQGEVVSDRYGRNVPKHAHGTQNLDKHTSSTRKIVEATMALFDRIFDKTLLARRISLVACNVIKESDVPESESYEQLSLFDTEETIQNHEDDEKALEKERALQEAMLTIKHKFGKNAVLKGTNFTEGATARERNKTVGGHRA from the coding sequence ATGAACAAGGTATATGTAGCGATAGACCTCAAATCCTTTTATGCGTCGGTAGAATGCGTAGAGCTTGGGTTCGATCCGCTGAATACAAATCTTGTAGTAGCAGATAAGAGCCGTACCGAAAAGACAATATGCCTTGCCGTTTCGCCGTCACTCAAAAGCTACGGGATTTCGGGCAGAGCAAGGCTGTTTGAGGTCGTACAGCGTGTGAAAGAGGTCAATGAACAGAGGCAGAAGAAAGCACCCAACAGACAGCTTACTGACAAGAGCTGCATTTACTCGGAGCTTGTGCAGAATCCTTCCCTCGCCGTTGATTATGTGGTAGCAACCCCGCAAATGGCGCACTATATGAAAGTGAGTGCTCAGATCTACGGTATTTACCTGAAATATGTAGCTCCCGAAGATATTTTTGCATACTCGGTGGACGAAGTTTTCATTGATGCCACAGGATATCTTAGCATCTACAACACTGACGGTCACGGTTTTGCCCGTATGCTGATACAGGACGTTCTCGATACAACAGGTATTACTGCTACTGCAGGAGTCGGCCCGAATATGTTTCTGTGCAAGGTCGCTATGGATATTGTGGCGAAGCATATTCGGGCGGATAAGGACGGAGTGCGTATCGCAGAGCTAGATGAACAGACCTATAAGGATAAATGGTGGTCGCACACACCGATAACAGACTTCTGGAGAGTAGGTGCAGGCATAGCAAAACGCCTTGAAACACTCCATATCTACACTATGGGGGATATTGCAAGATGGTCGCTTGACCGCTATCATATCGGCAAGCTGTATAAGCTCTTCGGCAAGAATGCGGAGCTGTTGATAGATCATGCTTGGGGCATTGAACCAACTACCATAGCAGATGTAAAGGCTTACCGTCCGGAAAATCAGAGTATAACATCAGGACAAGTCATGCAAGAGCCTTGCGACTATGAGCGTACTCGGCTGATCGTGTGGGAAATGGCGGATATGCTGTCGCTTGATCTGGTGGATAAGGGGCTTGTGACTGATCAGATCGTGCTGACCGTCGGCTATGACCGTGAGAGCCTTGCGGACGGTCACTATCAGGGCGAAGTGGTTTCCGACCGTTACGGCAGAAATGTTCCCAAACACGCTCACGGTACGCAGAATCTTGATAAGCACACATCGTCCACAAGGAAGATAGTCGAAGCGACAATGGCACTTTTTGACCGTATTTTCGATAAAACGCTACTTGCAAGGCGGATCAGCCTTGTTGCCTGCAACGTCATCAAGGAGAGCGATGTGCCTGAGAGTGAAAGCTACGAACAGCTTTCCCTGTTCGATACGGAGGAAACCATACAGAATCATGAGGATGATGAGAAGGCGCTTGAAAAAGAAAGAGCATTGCAGGAAGCGATGCTCACGATCAAACACAAATTCGGAAAGAATGCCGTTCTTAAAGGTACGAATTTTACGGAAGGTGCTACGGCACGGGAACGCAATAAAACCGTTGGTGGACATCGAGCTTGA
- a CDS encoding ankyrin repeat domain-containing protein yields the protein MKKLFKAIRNNELNELKEIITKKPELVNCVAKQPPKKDDGQSPLQVALKTGNFEIAKYLIYMGADLNFMEDESCCNEWRTPVIHDAITAAVMCSRWNTNSKYMGFKLFSTKERADDAFDTLCLMIKNGADVNGIDSHGNSGIWRFCLQSNQVLPSFNYVDHVESDDRLFTDELHEDLRRILTALKEAGADQLYAAPNFGKCPLEFYTEGSLSIILKEVFG from the coding sequence ATGAAAAAACTATTCAAAGCTATCAGAAATAACGAACTTAATGAGCTCAAAGAAATAATAACAAAAAAACCGGAATTAGTAAATTGCGTGGCGAAACAACCGCCCAAAAAAGACGATGGACAATCACCCTTGCAAGTAGCATTAAAAACGGGAAACTTTGAGATTGCCAAGTATCTTATTTATATGGGGGCAGATCTGAATTTCATGGAAGATGAGTCATGCTGTAATGAGTGGAGAACTCCTGTTATACATGATGCTATCACAGCGGCTGTTATGTGCAGCAGATGGAATACCAATAGTAAATATATGGGTTTTAAGCTCTTCTCGACCAAAGAAAGAGCTGACGATGCTTTTGATACGCTCTGTCTTATGATCAAAAACGGCGCTGATGTTAACGGTATCGATTCTCATGGCAATTCGGGAATATGGAGATTTTGCCTGCAATCCAATCAGGTTTTGCCAAGTTTTAATTATGTTGACCATGTAGAAAGTGATGATCGCTTATTCACCGATGAACTACATGAAGACTTGCGAAGAATACTTACAGCACTGAAAGAAGCCGGAGCTGATCAGCTTTATGCTGCGCCTAATTTTGGCAAATGCCCACTTGAATTTTATACAGAAGGCTCTCTTTCAATAATACTAAAAGAGGTATTTGGCTAA
- a CDS encoding SOS response-associated peptidase: MCTWFYADYKPLSNFIDKAQKLPLADKIGNAMSKPKFMAGNIRPTDMAAVLAPDKRCKIAVFPMIWGFTHEAASRPIINCRIESADIKPLWKDSWFRRRCVIPASWYYEWGVPPSEGDLYHRNEYYKIKKEKYVIQPEGAEITYLAGLYRFEEHRGVQVPMFAVITRESVEPVSSIHDRMPLILGKDSLSEWIHPNGDPDKIAKTALTKMVMEKARDYPES, from the coding sequence ATGTGTACTTGGTTTTATGCTGATTATAAGCCTTTGTCGAACTTCATAGATAAAGCGCAGAAATTACCTCTTGCCGACAAGATCGGAAATGCTATGTCAAAGCCAAAATTCATGGCAGGAAATATTCGTCCAACTGATATGGCAGCTGTGCTTGCACCGGATAAACGATGCAAAATAGCTGTATTTCCTATGATTTGGGGATTTACACATGAAGCTGCATCTAGACCCATCATAAACTGTCGTATTGAATCCGCTGACATAAAACCCTTGTGGAAGGATTCATGGTTCAGGAGAAGATGCGTTATCCCTGCATCCTGGTATTATGAATGGGGCGTACCGCCATCAGAGGGTGACTTATATCATAGAAATGAATACTATAAGATAAAAAAGGAAAAGTATGTGATACAGCCGGAAGGGGCTGAAATCACATACCTTGCAGGACTGTACCGTTTTGAGGAGCATAGAGGTGTTCAGGTGCCGATGTTTGCGGTGATAACAAGAGAATCAGTCGAACCTGTCAGCTCTATCCATGACAGAATGCCGCTTATTCTTGGAAAAGACAGTCTAAGTGAGTGGATACATCCTAACGGTGATCCTGATAAGATAGCAAAAACGGCTTTGACGAAGATGGTAATGGAAAAAGCGAGGGATTATCCTGAGTCGTAA